AAGGCGTCCTCACCAACACCTTCCAGGCGAATCCGATCGCATTGCGGCGTTCCGGCCTGGAATCGGAGACCCGCCGAATCAACGAAGCCGGCGCGGGGATCGCCTGCGACGCGGCTGCCGGACGCGCGCGAGTTTTCGGCTCGATCGGACCGGTCGGCGCCGCGACTTCGGAAGCCGCCGATGGATTCGCCGTCCAGGCCCAAGCACTGGCCCTCGGCGGAGTTGATGCCATCGTGCTGGAGACGTGCCTGTCACTCGCCGAGGCCCGGCTCGCCGCGTCCGCCGCGCTCGAGACCGGGCTGCCGGTCGTGGCTTCGTTCCACTTCCACCGAGTCGACGGCGAGTTGAGGGCGTTCGACGGGACGAGCCCCGAAGACGTCGCCCAGGCCATGGTCGAGGCGGGCGTCGACGGCGTCGGCGCCAACTGCGGCGAGGGGCCCGGCGACTTCACCGAAATCTGCCAACGCCTGGCCTCGGCTTGCCACCTGCCGATCTGGCTCAAGCCGAACGCCGGCCTGCCGACGATCGACGCCGGTCGGGCGGTCTACTCGACGAGTCCCGAGGCTCTCGCCGATCGACTCTCCGAGTGGCTGGAAGCCGGGGCCTGGTGCGTCGGCGGCTGCTGCGGGACGACCCCCAAGCACATCGCCGCGCTGCGTCGCCGGGCCGATTCTCTCGGTCACTTCCTCAGCCAGTAAACGTAGTCCGTCATCGCCGGCGTTCCCCCGGCGGCCTTGACGAGCATGGCGATCTGGCCGCGGTGGTAGAACGAGTGTCCGAAAAGCTGCGTCAGCAATTCCTCGACGGTGTTGCGGAACGGCGAGCCGTCGAGCGTGCGGTAGTCGACGACGCGGGCCAGGCCCTCGTCGTCCAGGGCTTCCAGGAAGGCCGACCAGTCCGAGGCGGTTTCCGCCCAGGCCGTCTTAACTTCCTCGAGCGTCCGGCCAGGGGGGAAGGTGTTCTCATTCGGGCGGCTGGTTCCTTCGATGCGTCGTTTCCAGATGCCTCGGGCCTCGTTGAGGTGGGCCATCAGGTCGACGGCCCGGCGGTATTCGGGGGAATCTCGACGATCAGCGGGGACGCTCTCGATCGCCGCGAGAGTCCATTCGTGGACTTCATTCTCGTAAGTGAACCATCGGCGGAATCGGTCGGCGAGGATTTGTGACATGAGGGTCGGTTCCAAGGATCAGGGGTGATGTTCGTCGATGCAGACGGTTGCGAGATGCAACGGGTTCGGTCGCCCTCGGCTGACGAAAACGGACGTCCGCGCTGGTATCATGGTCGACCTGCGAGCCCCGACGACCGAGGATCGATCATGCCTGAGAGTCGCCCCCGGACCTCGCTGAAAAGCGAGACGCCCACGGAAACCCCCGCCGAAACGCGCCGTTGGCCGCTGGCCGCGACGGTCGCCGTGTTCATCGGGGCGCTTGCGGTTTTGGTCCCGACGACGGGCGATTTCGGCGTCACCTGGGACGAGCCGGCGTATCGCTACAGCCAGTCGATTTCCGCGCAGTGGTGGCGGCAATGGGCCTCGGTCCGATCGTGGGGCGACGTCGAAGCACAACTGGACGCCGACGCCCTTCTCTATTACTGGCCCTACGCCCGGTTCGGAATCAACTTCCATCCGCCGCTGGCCGGCCAGCTCAGCCTGGCGGCGAGCGCAGCGACCGGCACGGTGATGAAGGATTACCCGTCCCGACGGATGGCGTCGGTCATCGAATTCGCACTCACGATCGCGATCGGGTGCCACTTCCTGGCCAGGCGGTACGGCTCGCTCGTCGGCCTGACGATGGCCGGGGCGCTTCTGTTCATGCCTCGGGTCCACGGTCAGGCGCATCTGCTCGATACCGACATCCCCGGGCTGTTCATCTGGGCCTGCACGGCGCTGGCGTTCTGGAAGGGGCTGAATGAGCCCGACTCCCGCCGCTGGCGAGTTCTGGTCGGCGTGCTGATGGGGTTGGCGTTTCTGGAGAAGATGGCGGCGGTGGCGGTGCTCCTGCCGCTGCTCGTCTGGCTCTTCGCATCTCGGCTGCCGATCGCCTTCACGAAGCGAGCCGGCAAGGGCGCCTGGATCGACGCGGCGGTCACACTCTTCCCGATGCTCATCCCTCTGGGCGTGGCCTTCGTGGAGATCCAACTCCTCCAGCGCAGGCTGCCTCCTCCCTCGCAGACGGACCTCTTCTTCCAGGCGACGCCGAAACCGGCCGTATTCATACCTGGCGCAATTCTCGCGATCCCGCTGATCGTTTGGGGGTTGAGGAGGCTTCTGGGACGGCTTCGATCGAAGAGTCCGATCTGGGGCGTCGAGCGGCCGGGGCTGGAGACGTTCGCGTCGATTCTGGCCTTCGCTCCGGTCGTCGGCTGGCTCGGGAATCCGGCCTGGTGGCGCGAGACCATCGTCCGGATGACGCACTACTACACCCTGAGCAATGACCGTCAGGGCGCCCTGCCGGACATCCTGATCCTCTACGCGGGGCAGATCTACAAATTCAGCCTCCCCTGGCACAACGGCTGGGTGCTCGCGGCGATCACGGTTCCGCTGACGATTCTGCTGGCCGGAATCGTCGGAGTCGTCTGGGGCTTGCGGGGATGGAGAACCGATCGGCTGCCCCTCTATTTCCTGCTCCACATGCTCACCCTGCCGGCGCTTCGGATGCTCCACACGCCGGCCCACGACGGCGTCCGGCTCCTGCTCCCGACCTTCTTCTTTCTGGCGGGCTTCGCGGGATGGGGCGTCGCCTGGATGGGGGCGGCCGTCGCGCGTCGGGTCCGATGGGGAGGCGTTCTCACCGCCGCGGCCGTGCTGCTGCCGGCCCTGGTGTCGCTCGTCAGCATCCATCCCTATGAGCTGTCGTACTACAACATCCTGGTCGGCGGCACGCCCGGAGCCTGGCGGCGCGGGTTTGAGATGACTTACTGGTACGACGCCTTCACACCGGCCGTGATCCGGGATCTCAACGAAAAGCTGCCGACGGGCGCGGAACTGGACTACCTCAGCGACAAGACCGATACGTCGATGCAGGTCTTCAGCGACCTTCAGGCCCTGGGGCATCTTCGGCCCGACATCGTGCTGGGCCGGCGGGCCCGAGAACGGTTCCCCTACGTGATCCTGCTGAGCCAGGATTCCAAGGCCACGGCGTTCACCCGTCTCCTCTTCGTGACGAAGCCCTGGTACGCCTCGGAGCCCGCGCAGATCGGCGGGCTTCGGATCTTGACGATCGCCGATCCGGTCGCCGTTTCTCGAGCCTGGGCGCTCAACCTGCTCCTCGACGCTCCCGCCGAGCATCGCCCGCCGCCGCCGACCGCCCCGGGTTGGGTTCACGACCTCGCTCCGTTCCTCAAACGGTTCTGGGGGGAGGGCCTCCAGCTCGACGACCCCCTGGGCGTGAACACGAAGGTCCTCGAATGGGCGCGCAACGACCCCGAGGGTTTGAAGGCCGCCGCGCGAAAGCTCATCGACGGAAAGGACGGCGAGAAGGACCAAGGAGTCGCGCGGCTGTCGCGGCTCCTCGTCCCGGTGACGAACGGCGTCCCCAGCCCTCTCCGCACGGAATTGCTCGAGCAACTCCGCGCAGCGCGCCCCGAGGGGCTGATCGAGGCCGTCGAGATCGTGACCGCACACCCCGACGCCGTCGCCGAGGTCATCACCCGATACCCCTACACCGACCCGGCCAGCCTCGGCGGTTATCTGGATCGCGACCTGACGACCGAGCGAATCGCCCACCCCTGAGCCGATTCGCTCACCAATCGTCGATCCGTGGTATGGTTCAGATAGATAGCCGGTGTGGGAGAGGTGCGCGCCAAACCCCTCCACGGAGGGTGGCGCGGCCCACCGTCCGGAGCCGTCGCGAAGTCACACGTTCGAGCGGTGGACGGCGCCATCCCACGGGAGCCCACCAAAAACGCGTCAGAACAAGCAGCCACAGTTCCGCGAAAGTCGACAAACGAACCCATCGGGATTGCGATGTAAAGATCGATGGTCAAAAGAGTTGCAGGTCGATCACGGCACCCGCTGAACCCAAATCGAAGCCAATCACCCGCCCAGACTTGCCGGTCCAAACCGCCATTGACCGGCGTGGCTTGCCGGCGGGGAAGGGGAGCCAGATCGATCTGCGAAACGGAACAACGAGGGCTCAGGGCGTGCGAAGTTGAGCGAGCGAAGCCAACTCGGTTTGCTTGCAAGGGTTTTTCATAGAAGGCCTTGCGACGATTGTCTTTCGTCGAACGGACCCAAAATCGAAGCCGATTGCGTCGAGGACGCCAGGTCCGACGACATCGACACGCGGAATGACCCTTTCTGTACGCAAGATCAGTGTATAAAATGAAGGGTTTGGAGGACGGTCGAGCGTCCGGGGAGGGGTGAGATG
The nucleotide sequence above comes from Paludisphaera rhizosphaerae. Encoded proteins:
- a CDS encoding homocysteine S-methyltransferase family protein, which produces MNRLHALIGEPPFILDGAQGTELQKRGLPIGESSDVWNLSRPDVVLAVAQSYVESGSQGVLTNTFQANPIALRRSGLESETRRINEAGAGIACDAAAGRARVFGSIGPVGAATSEAADGFAVQAQALALGGVDAIVLETCLSLAEARLAASAALETGLPVVASFHFHRVDGELRAFDGTSPEDVAQAMVEAGVDGVGANCGEGPGDFTEICQRLASACHLPIWLKPNAGLPTIDAGRAVYSTSPEALADRLSEWLEAGAWCVGGCCGTTPKHIAALRRRADSLGHFLSQ
- a CDS encoding DinB family protein, translated to MSQILADRFRRWFTYENEVHEWTLAAIESVPADRRDSPEYRRAVDLMAHLNEARGIWKRRIEGTSRPNENTFPPGRTLEEVKTAWAETASDWSAFLEALDDEGLARVVDYRTLDGSPFRNTVEELLTQLFGHSFYHRGQIAMLVKAAGGTPAMTDYVYWLRK
- a CDS encoding ArnT family glycosyltransferase, which encodes MPESRPRTSLKSETPTETPAETRRWPLAATVAVFIGALAVLVPTTGDFGVTWDEPAYRYSQSISAQWWRQWASVRSWGDVEAQLDADALLYYWPYARFGINFHPPLAGQLSLAASAATGTVMKDYPSRRMASVIEFALTIAIGCHFLARRYGSLVGLTMAGALLFMPRVHGQAHLLDTDIPGLFIWACTALAFWKGLNEPDSRRWRVLVGVLMGLAFLEKMAAVAVLLPLLVWLFASRLPIAFTKRAGKGAWIDAAVTLFPMLIPLGVAFVEIQLLQRRLPPPSQTDLFFQATPKPAVFIPGAILAIPLIVWGLRRLLGRLRSKSPIWGVERPGLETFASILAFAPVVGWLGNPAWWRETIVRMTHYYTLSNDRQGALPDILILYAGQIYKFSLPWHNGWVLAAITVPLTILLAGIVGVVWGLRGWRTDRLPLYFLLHMLTLPALRMLHTPAHDGVRLLLPTFFFLAGFAGWGVAWMGAAVARRVRWGGVLTAAAVLLPALVSLVSIHPYELSYYNILVGGTPGAWRRGFEMTYWYDAFTPAVIRDLNEKLPTGAELDYLSDKTDTSMQVFSDLQALGHLRPDIVLGRRARERFPYVILLSQDSKATAFTRLLFVTKPWYASEPAQIGGLRILTIADPVAVSRAWALNLLLDAPAEHRPPPPTAPGWVHDLAPFLKRFWGEGLQLDDPLGVNTKVLEWARNDPEGLKAAARKLIDGKDGEKDQGVARLSRLLVPVTNGVPSPLRTELLEQLRAARPEGLIEAVEIVTAHPDAVAEVITRYPYTDPASLGGYLDRDLTTERIAHP